A stretch of the Papaver somniferum cultivar HN1 chromosome 6, ASM357369v1, whole genome shotgun sequence genome encodes the following:
- the LOC113289252 gene encoding uncharacterized protein LOC113289252 isoform X2, producing the protein MAEPSNVESRDINVSSSLNSFQQISKDMQGSDNPIPLSPQWLLAKPGESKSGMDSHLSPYPGYGGRSDISKSSGDEIFEADKKRDVFRPTVHDLESGRRDRWRDEERDTGSAIRRDRWREGDKELTDPRKTDRWVDNSSNRSVGEVRRPPSERWADSSNRDTNYDQRRENKWNTRWGPDEKESESWREKLDVGRDGEVPRDKGLPYLSPHGKDEREGDHYRPWRSTASQSRGKGESPHPVTQIPTKQTSFGYGRSRGENAPPTFSIGRGRGGSAGNSMQSVSSQSYSSGSVLERGESGHGDPSPLKYSRTKLLDLFRTTDLRSHKKPLDGFAEIPSLTQEDSLEPLALSEPTPEESVILNGILKGDIVSSGLPQSSKDGSVGRNTSDGVQSRRNKFDDLPPHSDDYKDESADNSKGGLFSRSPSKEKYVHPHGSDMKFEASQNPHSHRDSKYVAEAVRSDGFLRKKADEAGVIREVGAQGSAHPVTPWRSQSHGEHSHGQLHEWRGLPNESRSRTDMDRSRSQKDRDPERESSAAVSSYYRAEPNWRSTEGFHSETSRDPIIRRQPSGVLDREQEARKFLPQTSPEDLSLFYKDPQGQIQGPFSGSDLIGWFEAGFFGIDLEVRVAGAPPDTPFSSLGDVMPHLRAKARPPPGFAAPKQSDISEPLNVSKFSSMGMHHAAPSEIDILKTDPRSRQGSMAEADNRYLESLMSGNTSSSALDKFSEGLQGYIGNNSGGMPSMGGDSGRDLNYLLAQKMALERQRSIPSPHSYWPGRDAAPMVPNADIVPETPPHAKLLQSVDSPRQIPLPQNMDLMSLLQGVADKSPVANNGVSGWSNFPVQGGIHHEKTDLHQNQHFPPLSPYGHQQQQRLQPQNLPSSTSMVGQNVDHPSGVATKENLLSSVLSQDPQMLSMLQDQYLLSQLQLHSQASVPQQLSVLDKLLLLKQQQQKQEQQQQLLRQQQLLSQVLSERQSHQHFGDPSYAHIQAAAVAAGSGPLDHHVLRPPHEFMMNSQASIPNSQGGLTSNSLTGPPQISNDVGLSVSSGVSPLSNLPHHIFEGQIPRNGWVTAQPEHIGHNQNKDVLPAVAHGTPSQEATEKSLDDFHVLQKNGLVSSNYDAVVPGHISQDISKGGDSVSSLSSACPEGVEPSEVEPHTVREEKSVEVREVKKTSDKKSRKQKNSKAQQSADQAKGGASAASSQQQPKLSEGGNLDSYAGDAAEAALHGESYGKTEDIKSGSSFQRSSLGNEIETVEGWGGSESLQNAETHSVQRAWKPAPGFKPKSLLEIQQEEQWRAQKEIATSEPVSSSVNSNFSSPWGVVVPTLEPNPTRDNYHDAGNEMFMPGKSSGSFPPQKNKKSQLHDLLAEEVLAKSYERVVEEPPLPVMTNQVDSSVDDSNFIEAKDTKKSRKKSAKGKGTGSKATPAVVSSDVHVASSPVEKGKNTRQVQQEKEVLPAPPSGPSLGDFVLWKGEPANPSPAPAWSTEPGKLSKPTSLRDIQKEQEKRGPSVQQHQVQVPTPQKVQATKNTRGSGASWPIAGTSPSKSTSSIHINSAANAQSKSMADDDLFWGPLDQPKQELNQFDFPAVNTSNWGSKSSTVKGTQGGVASRQKSTGNKPVDYTLSSSPAAQSSLKERRDAKHSGSFGVRSSNPKSTQFSCIFGPLYFWKED; encoded by the exons ATGGCCGAACCAAGCAATGTCGAATCTCGAGACATTAATGTCTCTTCTTCTCTTAACTCTTTTCAGCAGATCTCCAAAG ATATGCAAGGATCTGATAATCCTATTCCTCTTTCACCACAGTGGCTTCTGGCGAAGCCCGGGGAGAGCAAATCTGGAATG GATTCCCATCTCAGCCCGTATCCAGGTTATGGTGGTCGCTCAGATATATCAAAATCATCTGGTGACGAAATTTTTGAGGCAGATAAGAAAAGGGATGTTTTCAGACCAACAGTGCATGATCTGGAATCTGGTCGTCGTGACCGCTGGCGCGATGAAGAAAGAGACACCGGTTCTGCTATTCGCAGGGATCGGTGGAGGGAGGGGGACAAGGAGCTTACGGATCCCCGCAAGACTGACCGGTGGGTGGACAATTCCTCTAACAGGAGTGTTGGAGAAGTTCGCCGACCCCCATCCGAACGCTGGGCTGATTCGAGTAATCGAGATACCAACTATGATCAGCGTCGTGAGAACAAATGGAACACACGTTGGGGGCCAGATGAGAAGGAATCAGAAAGTTGGCGTGAGAAGCTCGATGTTGGTCGAGATGGTGAGGTCCCTCGTGACAAAGGATTACCCTATCTATCTCCTCACGGAAAGGACGAAAGGGAGGGGGATCACTACCGGCCATGGCGATCTACTGCTTCTCAAAGCCGGGGAAAAGGAGAGTCTCCTCATCCAGTAACCCAAATTCCAACCAAACAGACTTCATTTGGTTATGGTAGGAGCCGAGGGGAAAATGCTCCTCCAACCTTTTCTATTGGTCGTGGAAGGGGTGGGTCCGCTGGGAATTCTATGCAGAGCGTTTCTTCTCAGTCCTATTCATCAGGTTCTGTCTTGGAGAGGGGTGAAAGTGGGCATGGCGATCCTTCTCCTTTAAAATATAGTAGGACAAAATTGCTTGATCTTTTCAGGACAACTGATTTGAGATCCCATAAGAAGCCGTTGGATGGGTTTGCAGAGATTCCTTCTCTGACACAGGAAGATTCATTAGAGCCTCTTGCTCTATCTGAACCCACTCCAGAAGAATCG GTTATTCTGAACGGAATTTTAAAAGGAGACATAGTAAGTAGTGGCCTGCCCCAGAGTTCGAAAGATGGATCTGTTGGTAGGAATACTTCAGATGGGGTGCAATCAAGGCGAAACAAGTTTG ATGATTTGCCACCTCACTCTGACGATTATAAGGATGAAAGTGCTGACAATTCTAAAGGTGGTCTCTTTTCTCGGAGCCCTTCAAAAGAGAAGTACGTGCATCCTCATGGTTCTGACATGAAGTTTGAAGCATCTCAAAACCCCCACAGCCACCGTGATAGCAAATATGTCGCAGAAG CTGTGAGGTCAGATGGCTTTCTCCGGAAGAAAGCTGATGAAGCGGGAGTCATCAGGGAAGTGGGTGCACAAGGTTCTGCCCATCCTGTTACTCCTTGGAGATCTCAGTCTCACGGGGAGCACTCACATGGTCAATTGCATGAGTGGAGAGGTCTTCCAAATGAGAGTAGGTCAAGAACAGATATGGACAGGTCGCGCTCGCAGAAAGACCGGGATCCTGAAAGGGAGAGTAGTGCTGCAGTTTCGTCATACTACAGAGCTGAGCCAAATTGGCGAAGTACTGAGGGGTTCCACTCAGAAACATCTCGTGATCCTATTATTAGAAGACAACCGTCCGGGGTGTTGGATAGGGAGCAGGAAGCCAGAAAGTTCTTACCGCAGACTTCGCCGGAAGATCTATCTCTGTTTTACAAAGACCCACAAGGTCAAATTCAAGGTCCTTTCTCCGGCAGTGATCTTATTGGGTGGTTTGAAGCTGGCTTTTTTGGCATAGACTTGGAGGTTCGTGTAGCAGGTGCTCCACCTGATACACCCTTCTCATCACTTGGGGATGTGATGCCCCATTTAAGGGCAAAAGCCAGGCCACCACCTGGTTTTGCCGCTCCTAAACAAAGTGACATATCAGAGCCATTAAATGTGTCTAAGTTTAGTAGCATGGGAATGCATCATGCAGCTCCAAGCGAGATTGACATCCTAAAGACTGACCCAAGAAGTAGACAAGGTTCCATGGCTGAAGCTGATAATAGATACTTGGAATCACTTATGTCTGGAAATACAAGCAGTTCCGCACTAGATAAGTTTTCTGAAG GTTTGCAAGGGTATATTGGTAATAATTCTGGTGGGATGCCTTCAATGGGAGGGGATAGTGGACGTGATCTCAATTATCTCCTGGCCCAGAAAATGGCATTGGAACGACAGAGGTCAATTCCAAGTCCTCACTCCTATTGGCCAGGGAGAGATGCTGCGCCCATGGTTCCAAACGCAGATATTGTCCCTGAAACTCCTCCACAtgcaaaactcttacaatcagtTGACAGTCCGCGCCAGATTCCCCTTCCTCAAAATATGGACTTGATGTCTTTGCTACAAGGCGTGGCTGACAAGTCCCCTGTTGCCAATAATGGAGTTAGTGGTTGGTCAAACTTTCCTGTTCAAGGTGGCATACACCATGAGAAAACAGACTTGCATCAGAATCAGCATTTCCCTCCACTGTCTCCTTATGGACATCAACAGCAACAGAGGCTGCAGCCTCAGAATCTACCCTCATCAACTAGTATGGTTGGTCAAAATGTAGATCATCCTTCAGGCGTTGCAACCAAGGAGAACCTGCTGTCTTCTGTTCTTTCTCAAGACCCTCAAATGTTATCTATGTTGCAAGATCAGTACCTATTATCTCAACTTCAATTGCATTCCCAGGCATCCGTTCCCCAACAACTTTCAGTACTTGACAAACTCTTGCTGctcaagcagcagcagcaaaaacaggagcagcagcagcagttattACGGCAGCAACAGTTGCTTTCACAGGTTCTCTCTGAGCGGCAATCTCACCAGCACTTCGGTGATCCATCTTATGCGCATATTCAGGCTGCTGCTGTAGCAGCAGGGAGTGGTCCTCTTGATCACCATGTGCTTCGTCCCCCGCATGAATTTATGATGAATTCACAGGCATCTATTCCGAATTCGCAAGGTGGCCTTACTAGTAACAGTTTGACCGGGCCTCCTCAAATTTCTAATGATGTTGGACTTAGCGTCAGTTCTGGAGTCTCTCCATTATCAAACCTGCCACATCATATCTTTGAAGGCCAAATTCCTAGAAATGGTTGGGTTACTGCTCAGCCTGAACACATTGGTCACAATCAAAACAAAGATGTGTTACCAGCAGTGGCACATGGTACACCTTCGCAGGAGGCAACAGAGAAATCTCTGGATGATTTCCATGTTCTGCAGAAGAACGGTCTTGTTTCGAGTAACTATGATGCTGTAGTTCCGGGCCACATATCACAAGATATTTCCAAGGGTGGTGATTCAGTTTCAAGTTTATCTTCAGCATGTCCAGAAG GTGTTGAGCCATCTGAAGTTGAGCCCCACACTGTGAGAGAAGAAAAAAGTGTGGAAGTACGTGAGGTGAAGAAAACATCAGACAAGAAGTCCAGGAAGCAAAAGAATTCTAAGGCGCAACAATCTGCGGACCAGGCTAAAGGCGGCGCATCTGCGGCATCTTCGCAGCAACAACCTAAGCTTTCTGAAGGTGGTAATCTGGATTCGTATGCAGGTGATGCAGCAGAAGCAGCACTTCATGGGGAATCTTACGGGAAGACAGAGGATATCAAATCTGGAAGCTCATTTCAGAGAAGCAGTTTGGGTAATGAAATAGAAACTGTTGAAGGTTGGGGTGGTTCAGAGTCATTGCAAAATGCAGAAACACATTCAGTTCAACGAGCTTGGAAACCTGCACCTGGTTTTAAACCAAAGTCGCTCTTGGAAATTCAACAAGAGGAGCAATGGAGGGCACAAAAAGAAATTGCTACTTCTGAGCCTGTATCCTCCTCCGTTAATTCAAATTTCTCGAGTCCTTGGGGTGTGGTTGTACCTACTTTGGAGCCAAACCCTACCAGAGATAACTATCATGATGCAGGGAATGAGATGTTTATGCCAGGTAAATCTTCTGGAAGTTTTCCACCgcaaaagaacaagaagagcCAGTTACATGATTTATTGGCAGAAGAAGTTCTTGCCAAGTCCTATGAGAGAGTTGTAGAAGAGCCTCCGCTACCAGTTATGACCAATCAAGTGGATTCATCGGTTGACGATTCCAATTTTATTGAAGCAAAAGACACCAAAAAGAGTCGTAAAAAGTCCGCAAAGGGAAAGGGTACTGGGAGTAAGGCTACACCTGCAGTTGTTTCATCTGATGTTCATGTTGCATCAAGCCCCGTGGAGAAAGGAAAGAACACTCGTCAAGTGCAGCAGGAGAAGGAGGTTTTACCTGCACCCCCATCAGGTCCTTCTTTAGGAGATTTCGTTTTATGGAAAGGGGAACCAGCAAACCCTTCGCCTGCTCCAGCTTGGTCTACTGAGCCAGGGAAGCTGTCAAAACCAACATCCTTAAGGGACATCCAAAAGGAGCAAGAGAAAAGAGGGCCTTCTGTCCAGCAGCATCAGGTGCAGGTTCCAACCCCCCAAAAAGTCCAAGCTACCAAGAACACTCGTGGAAGTGGTGCTTCATGGCCTATTGCCGGAACCTCCCCATCTAAATCAACGTCTTCTATCCACATCAATTCTGCTGCTAATGCTCAGTCAAAATCTATGGCAGATGATGATTTATTCTGGGGCCCTCTTGATCAACCAAAACAAGAATTGAATCA